In a genomic window of Sulfurimonas denitrificans DSM 1251:
- the recO gene encoding recombination protein RecO, with protein sequence MQGFILALNKVKDEDLIVTILSRENLDTLYRFYGARHGVINLGFKIDYEKEPSSKTTIHRLKDVIHIGYKWINDYKLLKLWQEFCALFYKHLKDAEQLDSFYFDLLESASKNWNRQNPKRVAIESYVKLLEHEGRLHKEFECFLCSEHIYEDEISLLRAYLPAHKSCANSHSIKKSAATELFENHYTLFLDDDDIDKLWYILLEGL encoded by the coding sequence ATGCAGGGATTTATATTAGCACTAAATAAAGTTAAAGATGAAGACCTTATTGTAACAATTTTATCGAGAGAAAACTTAGATACTCTTTATAGGTTTTATGGTGCAAGACATGGCGTGATAAATTTAGGTTTTAAAATAGACTATGAAAAAGAGCCCTCTTCTAAAACAACTATTCATAGATTAAAAGATGTTATTCATATAGGCTATAAGTGGATAAATGATTATAAACTACTAAAACTGTGGCAAGAGTTTTGTGCTCTTTTTTATAAGCATCTAAAAGATGCCGAACAACTTGACTCTTTTTACTTTGATCTTCTTGAGAGTGCTTCAAAAAACTGGAATAGACAAAACCCAAAAAGGGTTGCAATAGAGTCTTATGTAAAACTTCTTGAGCATGAGGGCAGACTGCATAAAGAGTTTGAGTGTTTTTTATGCTCTGAACATATTTATGAAGATGAAATTTCTCTGCTTCGTGCATACTTGCCAGCGCATAAAAGTTGTGCTAATTCTCATTCTATAAAGAAAAGTGCAGCTACTGAGCTTTTTGAAAATCACTATACTCTTTTTCTAGACGATGATGATATTGATAAACTTTGGTATATACTTTTAGAAGGTCTTTAA